A window of the Butyricimonas virosa genome harbors these coding sequences:
- a CDS encoding site-specific integrase: MRDTFSILFYLKNEDSAEKSIYCRISICGVKAPFYTKLKIKPQYWDQATKRGKGRSKEIPRINLALSKLETEITEAYEKIRERRKKVDPFYLRDYLQGNVQDKENVSILTYFDQFNSELDERVKAEDLTDETRIRYVNTRERLSKFIKEKYQRDDLYLDEIDVRFARRFRLFICTNYKCKNNTAQKYVQKLKTVITDAWGNSFLVSDKLIRHKLKYDHTNRTYLTWAELKRIMQKKFYSERLEKVRDMFVFACFTGMAYGDIRSLTEENFNLMNDNNEWIDKDRNKTKVKAEILFSDIPKLIIEKYKDRRINNRLIPIISNQKCNDYLKEIAALCKVNKNLTCHVARHTFATTVTLTEGVPLESISKMLGHTNTVTTQIYAKIVNEKLRKDASEWNKKMVGIEDEFNLKNQ; the protein is encoded by the coding sequence ATGAGGGACACATTTTCAATTTTATTTTACCTCAAAAATGAGGACTCAGCAGAGAAATCCATTTATTGTAGAATTTCTATTTGCGGTGTAAAAGCCCCCTTTTACACGAAGTTAAAAATCAAACCCCAATATTGGGATCAGGCAACCAAACGAGGTAAGGGAAGATCGAAAGAAATCCCACGGATAAACCTTGCTTTATCTAAACTCGAAACAGAAATCACCGAAGCATACGAAAAAATCCGAGAACGCAGAAAAAAGGTTGACCCATTCTACTTACGCGATTATTTACAAGGCAACGTTCAAGACAAAGAAAACGTTTCTATTTTAACCTACTTTGACCAATTCAACAGCGAGCTAGACGAAAGAGTAAAAGCCGAAGACCTAACGGATGAAACACGCATCAGATATGTCAACACCCGTGAAAGATTAAGCAAGTTTATAAAAGAAAAATACCAAAGGGACGATCTGTATTTGGACGAAATAGATGTTCGATTCGCACGAAGATTCAGATTATTCATTTGTACCAATTACAAGTGTAAAAATAACACAGCACAAAAGTACGTGCAAAAATTAAAAACAGTCATCACTGATGCGTGGGGAAATTCTTTCCTTGTGTCGGACAAACTTATACGCCACAAGTTGAAATACGATCATACCAACCGAACCTATCTAACATGGGCTGAACTTAAAAGAATTATGCAAAAAAAGTTCTACTCGGAACGTCTTGAAAAAGTCAGGGATATGTTCGTTTTCGCTTGCTTCACGGGTATGGCTTATGGAGATATTAGATCCCTTACCGAGGAAAACTTCAACCTCATGAACGATAACAACGAGTGGATCGACAAAGATCGGAATAAAACGAAAGTAAAAGCTGAAATCTTATTCAGCGATATTCCGAAACTAATCATTGAAAAATACAAAGATCGAAGAATTAATAACCGACTAATTCCTATCATAAGCAATCAAAAATGTAATGATTACCTCAAAGAAATCGCCGCTCTTTGTAAAGTAAACAAAAATTTGACGTGCCACGTCGCAAGACACACATTTGCAACCACCGTCACTCTAACGGAAGGAGTACCGCTAGAATCCATATCCAAAATGCTGGGACACACGAACACGGTCACGACACAGATATACGCAAAAATCGTAAACGAAAAATTACGCAAGGATGCAAGCGAATGGAATAAAAAGATGGTCGGAATTGAAGATGAATTTAACCTGAAAAATCAGTAA
- a CDS encoding IS256 family transposase has translation MEFTPEQITEIISEITNGEQGFQGLVKQGLESLMHSERAVHNAEHNDVSNGYRDRRVCYDRKVFELRVPRSRNSNFYPMLLGVLKDQEEEAQKLVSSLYCSGLTTEQVGKIYEQFYGKHYSKSQVSRLLNTAREDVNAWLGRKLEKRYPILYIDATYVLTRRDESVSNEAYYTVLGVKEDRTREVLTVVNFPTESATNWKDVFEGLKERGVAVVDLLVCDGLSGIENTLADTFPQADLQLCTVHLKRNIVNKVKPGDKKQVMEELKQICSPDQWDITPEKAFGVFKEFIQRWQKSYPPLKRYQHDRYRFYFTYFKYEREIRGMIYTTNWIERLNRDYKRVINMRGAMPNPQAVILLMGTVAQNADIYKYPIYNFLESRLFY, from the coding sequence ATGGAATTTACACCTGAGCAAATAACGGAAATAATCTCCGAAATAACAAATGGAGAACAAGGATTCCAAGGTCTTGTCAAACAAGGTCTTGAAAGTTTAATGCATAGCGAACGTGCAGTTCATAACGCGGAACATAACGACGTTAGCAACGGTTATCGTGATCGTCGAGTGTGCTATGACCGTAAAGTGTTTGAGCTTCGTGTCCCGCGTAGTCGTAACAGCAATTTTTACCCGATGTTACTAGGTGTGTTGAAAGACCAAGAAGAAGAAGCCCAAAAACTGGTTAGCAGTCTCTATTGTAGCGGTTTAACCACGGAACAGGTGGGTAAAATCTACGAACAGTTTTACGGGAAGCATTACAGTAAAAGTCAGGTAAGTCGCCTCTTGAACACGGCCCGTGAAGATGTAAACGCGTGGCTGGGGCGTAAACTTGAGAAGCGTTACCCCATTCTTTATATCGATGCCACGTATGTCCTCACCCGGCGGGACGAGTCCGTGAGCAATGAAGCCTATTACACGGTTTTGGGAGTGAAAGAAGACCGCACAAGGGAAGTTTTAACCGTGGTAAACTTTCCCACGGAAAGCGCGACCAATTGGAAGGATGTTTTTGAAGGTCTCAAAGAAAGAGGGGTTGCTGTCGTGGATCTGCTGGTATGTGACGGGTTATCCGGTATTGAAAACACGCTGGCCGATACTTTCCCCCAAGCGGATTTGCAGCTGTGTACCGTTCATCTGAAAAGGAATATCGTGAATAAGGTCAAGCCCGGGGATAAGAAGCAGGTTATGGAGGAACTCAAACAAATCTGCTCTCCTGACCAATGGGACATTACCCCGGAAAAGGCATTCGGTGTATTTAAGGAGTTCATACAAAGGTGGCAAAAGAGTTACCCGCCGCTAAAGAGATACCAGCACGACAGGTACAGGTTTTATTTTACATACTTCAAATATGAAAGGGAAATCAGGGGAATGATTTATACCACGAACTGGATCGAAAGACTGAACAGGGATTATAAGAGGGTTATTAATATGAGAGGGGCCATGCCGAATCCACAGGCCGTCATTCTACTGATGGGGACCGTGGCTCAAAACGCGGATATTTATAAATACCCTATTTATAATTTTTTAGAATCAAGATTATTTTATTAA
- a CDS encoding SusC/RagA family TonB-linked outer membrane protein, protein MKKSKKYFVFWEHCIREKAKMQWRHVCLMCLILLMLPFVGKAQQQKVTVRVTKAGVQEVFRQIREQAGLNFVYDKAQMTAFPPVTLTMEGATVDAVLKRVFEGSPFEYVYESSSVVVRKRGALPQKTDGVVIRGVVSDQDGSTIPGVSVVLKGSTLGTASDADGKFTLALPSLDGVVLTFTCIGMKTREIAIKDTRALNVTLEEDSETIQEVVVTGIYSRNKESFTGSFATYSKEDLKMIGSQNVIQSLKSLDPSMLVLESKQWGSDPNRMPDIEIRGKTSVVGLKTEFDNDPNQPLFILDGIETTLETIVNLNMDRVASVTILKDAASTAIYGSKAANGVIVVETVQPEAGKLRLSYNGNYGIQFADLSAYNLMNASEKLEFERLTGLYGDLESYSNIANTEKYNRRLAEVKRGVDTYWMNEPLRTVFNHSHNVYIDGGDDAMRYGLGFGYNNSNGVMQGSDRNIISANVDLTYRREKLLFANKFSMDVTHTEREPVAFSEFSKANPYYRKRLENGYIPMWLEDTGTEQNKGSLKNPLYAWGIKNTNIGNSIALRDNFSIEWRMYSFLRATARVGLTKNVSRDEQFKSPKHPDYLETDKLKQGSFSASTSEAFSYNGDLNIAFGKLFVEKHQVNVVGGWSFSENKNKRDGYSVVGFNDDLHMNPAFSTGFTDGQKPNYSLERSRSTSFFMNVNYSFMNRYLMDFNVRSDGTSKFGANKRFSTTWSVGLAWNLHNEEFMKSLGLFTNFKIRASVGNPGNQNFDAYQAMKIYKYNVELQNMFGSSAIIDQFGNKDLDWQRTLDKNIGVDISMLRNRIRVTLDYYYKDTDPLLISVPMPPSVGVGSINANAGRQLSWGWNGSIFGTVIQKQDLSWTLNANFRTSKSEYRDIGDKLNEFNELGSAQSLVRYYEGASPDDMWAVPSLGIDPATGAEMFRKKDGSQTFIYSTADEVVVGCSRPDVEGVIGSSFYYKGFSASVNFRYRLGGEVMASALYSKVENISEEQIYYNQDKRALHDRWKQPGDKAKFKSIKDNSATPMSSRFVRTENTFSGESISMGYESSAVWIKKIGAEGVTFRAYMNDIFRVSSFKEERGTDYPFARTVSFSLSLRF, encoded by the coding sequence ATGAAAAAAAGCAAGAAGTATTTTGTTTTTTGGGAGCATTGTATCCGGGAAAAAGCAAAAATGCAGTGGAGACACGTTTGTCTTATGTGCTTGATTTTGCTGATGTTGCCCTTTGTTGGTAAAGCCCAACAACAAAAAGTAACCGTTCGGGTGACCAAGGCGGGAGTGCAGGAGGTTTTTCGGCAGATTAGGGAACAGGCTGGTTTGAATTTTGTTTACGACAAGGCGCAGATGACCGCGTTCCCACCCGTGACGTTGACGATGGAAGGGGCGACGGTGGATGCCGTTTTAAAGCGTGTGTTCGAAGGAAGCCCGTTCGAGTACGTTTACGAAAGCTCCTCGGTGGTGGTAAGAAAGCGGGGTGCCCTTCCCCAAAAAACAGATGGTGTGGTTATTCGGGGTGTCGTGTCGGACCAAGACGGCAGCACCATTCCGGGGGTATCGGTCGTGTTGAAAGGTTCCACGTTGGGCACGGCCTCGGATGCTGACGGGAAGTTCACGCTTGCCTTGCCTTCGTTGGATGGCGTGGTGCTGACATTCACGTGTATCGGGATGAAGACACGGGAAATTGCGATAAAGGATACGAGGGCATTGAATGTAACCTTGGAGGAAGATTCCGAGACGATTCAAGAAGTGGTGGTGACCGGAATCTATTCCCGTAATAAAGAAAGTTTCACGGGATCGTTTGCTACCTACTCGAAAGAAGATTTGAAAATGATCGGGAGCCAGAACGTTATCCAGAGTCTGAAAAGTTTGGATCCTTCCATGTTGGTGCTGGAGAGTAAACAATGGGGATCGGACCCGAACCGGATGCCGGACATTGAAATCCGGGGAAAGACGAGTGTGGTCGGTTTGAAGACGGAATTTGATAATGACCCGAATCAGCCTTTGTTTATTTTGGACGGTATCGAAACGACACTGGAAACGATTGTCAATTTGAACATGGACCGGGTGGCTAGCGTGACGATTTTGAAAGATGCTGCTTCCACTGCTATTTACGGGTCTAAAGCGGCCAACGGGGTGATTGTCGTCGAGACGGTCCAACCGGAAGCGGGAAAATTACGTCTTTCTTATAATGGTAATTACGGGATTCAATTTGCGGATCTTTCTGCCTATAATTTGATGAATGCTTCCGAGAAGTTGGAGTTTGAACGCTTGACCGGGCTTTACGGGGATTTGGAGAGTTACTCGAATATAGCCAATACTGAAAAATATAATCGGCGGCTGGCAGAGGTAAAGCGGGGTGTTGATACTTATTGGATGAATGAACCGCTCCGTACGGTATTCAATCACAGTCACAACGTTTATATTGACGGGGGTGATGATGCTATGCGTTACGGGTTGGGATTCGGTTACAATAACTCCAATGGCGTGATGCAAGGGTCTGACCGGAATATCATCAGTGCCAATGTTGATTTGACTTATCGTCGGGAAAAATTGTTATTTGCCAATAAGTTTAGCATGGATGTTACTCATACGGAACGAGAACCAGTGGCTTTTTCCGAATTCTCGAAAGCTAACCCGTATTATCGGAAGAGATTGGAGAATGGGTATATTCCCATGTGGTTGGAGGATACCGGGACGGAACAAAACAAAGGATCGTTAAAGAATCCGTTATACGCGTGGGGAATAAAAAATACGAATATCGGGAATTCTATTGCTTTGCGTGATAATTTCTCGATCGAGTGGAGGATGTATTCTTTTTTGAGGGCGACGGCGAGGGTCGGACTTACCAAGAACGTGAGCCGGGATGAGCAGTTCAAATCTCCCAAACATCCTGATTATCTGGAAACGGATAAATTGAAACAGGGTTCTTTCTCGGCTTCAACCTCGGAGGCATTCTCGTATAACGGGGATTTGAATATTGCTTTCGGTAAGTTATTCGTGGAAAAACATCAGGTGAATGTAGTGGGAGGATGGTCTTTTAGCGAGAACAAAAATAAGCGGGATGGTTACAGTGTTGTCGGTTTCAACGATGACCTGCATATGAATCCGGCTTTTTCCACGGGTTTTACGGATGGACAGAAACCTAATTACTCTTTGGAGCGCAGTCGTTCGACGAGTTTCTTTATGAATGTCAACTATTCTTTTATGAATCGCTACCTGATGGATTTCAACGTGCGTTCGGACGGTACTTCTAAATTCGGGGCAAATAAACGCTTCTCGACAACCTGGTCCGTGGGATTGGCTTGGAATCTTCATAACGAGGAGTTTATGAAGTCTTTAGGACTTTTCACGAATTTCAAGATCAGGGCATCCGTGGGTAACCCCGGGAATCAGAATTTTGACGCTTATCAGGCGATGAAGATTTATAAGTATAATGTGGAACTGCAAAATATGTTCGGTTCAAGCGCGATTATTGACCAGTTTGGTAACAAGGATCTGGATTGGCAACGCACGTTGGATAAAAATATCGGGGTGGATATATCCATGTTGCGGAATCGGATCCGGGTGACGTTGGATTATTATTACAAGGATACCGATCCTCTTTTGATCAGTGTTCCGATGCCTCCGTCCGTGGGCGTGGGTTCCATTAATGCGAATGCCGGGCGGCAGCTTTCTTGGGGATGGAACGGGAGTATTTTCGGAACGGTGATTCAGAAACAGGATTTGAGTTGGACGTTGAATGCGAATTTCAGAACGTCCAAGTCCGAGTATCGGGATATTGGTGATAAATTGAACGAGTTTAATGAATTGGGAAGTGCGCAGAGCTTGGTTCGTTACTATGAAGGAGCCAGTCCCGATGATATGTGGGCCGTGCCCTCGTTGGGAATTGATCCGGCAACCGGGGCGGAAATGTTTAGAAAAAAGGATGGTTCCCAGACTTTTATCTATTCGACAGCCGATGAGGTGGTTGTGGGGTGTTCCCGTCCGGACGTGGAGGGTGTTATTGGTTCTTCCTTCTATTACAAAGGTTTTTCTGCTTCGGTAAACTTCCGGTATCGTTTAGGGGGAGAGGTGATGGCTTCGGCTTTGTATTCGAAAGTAGAGAATATTTCGGAAGAGCAAATTTATTATAACCAGGATAAGCGGGCGTTACATGATCGTTGGAAACAACCGGGAGATAAGGCAAAATTCAAGTCAATAAAAGATAATTCTGCAACTCCGATGTCTTCCCGTTTCGTGAGGACGGAAAACACGTTCTCCGGTGAATCCATTTCCATGGGATACGAATCTTCTGCCGTGTGGATAAAGAAAATCGGGGCGGAAGGAGTTACTTTCAGGGCATATATGAATGATATTTTCCGGGTGTCTTCTTTCAAGGAAGAACGGGGAACGGATTATCCTTTTGCCCGCACTGTTTCATTTTCATTGAGTTTACGATTCTAA
- a CDS encoding RagB/SusD family nutrient uptake outer membrane protein, producing MKFASKLFNKLKYLTMIVLVTTVVSCDSWLDLGSEDRIMENTLFSSQAGFMTALNGVYIELLNSSLYGGTLSYKTFDILAQYYDCDKDEQTWQKLSTFDQTAKKGQVSGLWSKVYTLLVNVNTIIEACDERKEVLNSEYYHVIKGEALALRGLLHFEVFRVFGPIYSVDPETECMPYSESSDLKVRPLLKASDVARLMIDDFKAAEELLKDYDPVIKKGALWGDEGPGLPNDMVYRSLRLNYYAVKAYIARLALYTGDKATALMYARQVIKETQEDNNWFPFVTRAAATTLSKWDRVYKTEILFGLYNLKRSDVYESTFSNKLGEKVILRPTDANIESLYEEDTRVNDWRYTEQWMTLKDPDGNEKKHFVKYMAVDDTEGPDDNKVSLGYTYLMPVMRISEMYLIVAECSNDEAEAFDHLNRLRAARGVAKANQALGLMNLVEAEFRREFIGEGQLFWFYKRQNRTQIPSSKDFNNMITMEKSFYLFDLPQDEKDKRGME from the coding sequence ATGAAATTTGCGAGTAAATTATTTAACAAGTTGAAATACCTCACGATGATCGTGTTGGTCACCACCGTGGTGTCTTGTGATAGTTGGTTGGATTTGGGATCGGAAGACCGGATTATGGAAAATACGCTTTTCTCTTCTCAAGCCGGGTTTATGACTGCTCTGAACGGGGTGTATATTGAATTACTGAATTCCAGTTTGTATGGAGGTACGTTGTCTTACAAGACGTTTGATATTCTTGCGCAATACTATGATTGTGATAAAGATGAGCAGACGTGGCAAAAGTTATCTACTTTTGACCAAACGGCTAAAAAAGGACAAGTATCCGGGTTGTGGTCGAAGGTTTACACGTTGCTTGTCAACGTGAATACGATTATCGAGGCGTGTGACGAGAGAAAGGAGGTGCTGAATAGTGAATATTATCATGTCATCAAAGGGGAAGCTCTGGCGTTGCGGGGATTGTTGCATTTTGAAGTTTTCAGGGTGTTTGGACCGATCTATTCCGTTGATCCGGAAACGGAGTGTATGCCTTATTCGGAATCTTCTGATTTGAAAGTAAGACCTTTACTGAAGGCATCGGACGTGGCGAGATTGATGATTGATGATTTCAAGGCGGCAGAGGAGTTGTTGAAGGATTATGATCCGGTGATTAAAAAAGGTGCGCTTTGGGGGGATGAAGGTCCGGGATTACCTAATGATATGGTATATCGTTCCCTACGCTTGAATTATTATGCGGTAAAGGCGTATATCGCCCGGCTGGCGTTGTACACGGGGGATAAGGCGACCGCGCTGATGTATGCTCGGCAAGTGATCAAGGAAACGCAGGAAGATAATAACTGGTTTCCTTTTGTCACCCGTGCGGCGGCTACAACTCTTTCAAAATGGGACCGGGTGTATAAAACGGAAATCTTGTTCGGGTTGTATAATCTGAAACGGTCGGACGTGTACGAATCCACGTTTTCCAACAAATTGGGAGAGAAGGTAATTTTACGCCCGACGGATGCTAATATTGAGAGTTTGTACGAGGAGGACACGCGGGTGAATGATTGGCGTTACACGGAACAATGGATGACCTTGAAAGATCCGGACGGAAATGAAAAGAAGCATTTCGTGAAGTATATGGCCGTGGATGATACAGAGGGACCTGATGATAATAAAGTTAGTCTGGGGTACACGTATCTCATGCCTGTCATGCGGATTTCCGAGATGTATCTGATCGTGGCGGAATGTTCCAACGATGAGGCGGAAGCGTTTGACCACTTGAATCGATTGCGGGCGGCACGGGGAGTTGCCAAGGCGAACCAGGCTCTCGGGTTGATGAATCTGGTAGAGGCGGAATTCCGGAGGGAGTTTATTGGAGAAGGACAGTTGTTCTGGTTTTACAAACGGCAGAATAGGACGCAAATACCTTCAAGCAAAGATTTCAATAACATGATCACGATGGAAAAAAGTTTTTACTTGTTTGATTTGCCTCAAGACGAGAAAGATAAACGGGGTATGGAATAA
- a CDS encoding DUF4843 domain-containing protein produces the protein MKRRYIAILIISLTTCLYACETEMMGYEGESGVYFMMQKPPASGYGDPEQYEYVDTTLIPFAMFTAKDTVLPIRVRITGDVVDHDRYFTIRVVDTLTTAKEGEDYEPFENSQVVKAGERQAEVPCRIVWTEKLMQNPDTVIYLTVRLEESADFKLPLKRWIPFGSIYGSTDKVVNPIVHVIGINDQVIVPKQWNVNYWGAFSPTKFKLVCEVLGLTMQDFEDYQTMNQNRAKALAQNFDRYLKEEKAAGRTVMDKDAAGNEFEMTMGPLI, from the coding sequence ATGAAACGAAGATATATAGCGATATTGATCATTAGCCTGACAACCTGCTTGTACGCTTGTGAGACAGAGATGATGGGATACGAGGGGGAGAGCGGTGTTTATTTTATGATGCAGAAACCTCCGGCCTCCGGGTATGGTGATCCGGAGCAGTATGAATACGTGGATACCACTTTAATCCCTTTCGCGATGTTCACGGCTAAAGATACCGTGTTACCGATCCGGGTGAGGATTACCGGGGACGTGGTAGATCACGACCGTTATTTCACGATTCGGGTGGTGGATACTCTCACGACGGCCAAGGAGGGGGAAGATTACGAACCGTTTGAGAATAGCCAGGTGGTAAAAGCCGGCGAGAGACAGGCGGAAGTCCCTTGCCGCATTGTATGGACGGAAAAATTAATGCAAAATCCTGACACGGTGATTTACCTGACGGTGCGGCTGGAGGAGAGTGCGGATTTTAAATTACCGTTGAAAAGGTGGATTCCTTTCGGAAGCATATATGGTTCAACGGATAAAGTAGTTAACCCGATTGTTCACGTGATCGGGATAAATGATCAAGTCATCGTTCCCAAGCAATGGAACGTGAATTATTGGGGTGCTTTTTCTCCCACGAAATTTAAGCTGGTATGCGAGGTGCTTGGTTTAACGATGCAGGATTTTGAAGATTACCAAACCATGAACCAGAACAGGGCGAAAGCGTTGGCCCAGAATTTTGATCGGTATTTGAAAGAGGAAAAGGCGGCAGGACGTACGGTGATGGATAAGGATGCAGCAGGTAATGAGTTTGAGATGACGATGGGGCCTCTGATATGA
- a CDS encoding PKD-like family lipoprotein: protein MRMMYKIFLIGLLGIFLFESCYDDKGNYSYRAINEITVKHDFFGDTVLRMYSFVDTLRVFPEISTTVNNDPDNYEYEWVAVGGDPTIGGQYTLGKEKDLVYPITLPSQRYSVYFKIQDKSTGLTTISSLSLQLSTLFSQGWLVLGEGDDGRAQLDMVSTGGEDTTLLKNILQEVDLSEWGKPTCVFVPPYRPAAALNYIHVGTDKGTYRLSTSTLLPIEGAHLKWSFYDVSAAGECVMTEAVQIMGYYRAALVDGNLYYTELSGQQACFFGSPSNHYKGDYDLFPVGDKIGYSVKERGYATVLYNKRDGHFVYQQSGYGTPIGYCADMSDRVGDPFSWKPGYEYVTTLNCHKGAGSTYTILRDGSDFYLYSYRISYNFGIIKQLMVKMDNVIDLDKAEFFGASNMLSVIYYTVGNKLYGYDFARKKCELLKTFDGYEITLFLSDILVETSSDYFYIALYDPSKPASTGGMVKKYKVVDDVDHIIVEEEKGSEWKNLCKVKSMAFKTR, encoded by the coding sequence ATGAGAATGATGTATAAGATTTTTCTGATAGGATTATTGGGGATTTTCCTGTTTGAAAGTTGCTATGATGACAAGGGAAATTATTCCTACCGTGCGATTAACGAGATAACCGTGAAACATGACTTTTTTGGAGACACGGTGTTACGGATGTATTCTTTCGTGGATACGTTGCGGGTGTTTCCTGAAATTTCAACAACAGTTAATAATGATCCCGATAATTACGAGTATGAATGGGTGGCCGTGGGTGGCGATCCGACTATCGGGGGACAATATACCCTGGGGAAAGAGAAGGATTTGGTTTATCCGATTACTTTGCCTTCCCAGAGGTATAGTGTCTATTTTAAAATTCAGGATAAATCCACGGGATTGACCACGATTTCAAGTTTAAGTTTACAGTTGTCAACCTTGTTTTCGCAGGGATGGCTTGTGCTGGGAGAAGGGGATGACGGAAGAGCCCAGCTTGATATGGTGTCAACGGGAGGAGAGGACACGACTTTATTAAAGAATATTTTGCAAGAGGTTGATTTGTCGGAATGGGGTAAGCCGACTTGTGTTTTTGTCCCGCCGTATCGTCCTGCTGCTGCATTGAATTATATTCATGTCGGGACGGATAAAGGTACTTACAGGCTGAGTACTTCAACCTTGTTGCCCATCGAGGGGGCACATTTGAAATGGTCTTTTTATGATGTATCGGCTGCCGGAGAGTGCGTGATGACAGAGGCTGTACAGATTATGGGATATTACCGGGCTGCCCTTGTGGATGGTAATTTGTATTATACGGAGTTGTCCGGACAGCAGGCTTGTTTCTTTGGATCCCCGAGTAATCATTACAAGGGGGATTATGATCTTTTCCCCGTGGGAGATAAAATCGGGTATAGTGTGAAAGAGAGGGGATATGCAACTGTGTTGTATAATAAGCGGGATGGGCATTTCGTGTATCAACAAAGTGGTTATGGAACTCCTATTGGCTACTGCGCGGATATGTCTGACCGGGTGGGAGATCCTTTCTCGTGGAAACCGGGATACGAATATGTGACTACACTTAATTGTCATAAGGGGGCGGGTTCGACTTACACGATATTAAGGGATGGAAGTGATTTTTATCTGTATAGTTACCGGATTTCCTATAATTTCGGCATTATAAAACAGTTGATGGTAAAAATGGATAACGTGATTGACTTGGATAAGGCAGAGTTTTTCGGGGCAAGTAACATGTTGTCCGTGATTTATTATACCGTGGGCAATAAATTGTATGGTTACGATTTTGCGAGGAAGAAGTGTGAACTGTTGAAAACGTTTGATGGGTACGAGATTACCTTGTTTTTATCGGATATTTTGGTAGAGACGTCAAGTGATTATTTTTACATTGCTCTTTATGACCCGTCGAAACCGGCCTCGACGGGAGGAATGGTTAAGAAGTATAAGGTTGTGGATGATGTGGATCATATTATCGTTGAGGAAGAGAAAGGAAGTGAATGGAAGAATTTGTGTAAGGTGAAGAGTATGGCGTTTAAGACCAGATAA
- a CDS encoding DUF4595 domain-containing protein, protein MKNLLWTTLVMVICLFTACSDDDDKMPQGPVITYAGKLPSNVNGYIFTYDENGRCIQVKSGSYVLGEIDYDKGLLISDDEEAEVKFTGEGYIKSIKSSWNEKDEYGSSKGSGEVYFSYKGGQLTSCTISSSESGKDEDGSYSYKGTYKTTYTWKNGNLIKVESEGSEIEDGEKWEDGYTCAIEYGDQKNELGQFSITQTRVLDMEDFQMLGLVGMLGKASAYFPVSYTEVDYEKDSEGNVDEDESTSSMTYSLHQDGTISTEKIDNYPYPYSYVTVDEEEALGRSCQLGNDSKNLNFRSFFMRHRCRK, encoded by the coding sequence ATGAAAAATTTGTTATGGACAACACTAGTCATGGTAATATGCTTATTTACAGCTTGTAGTGATGATGATGACAAAATGCCACAGGGTCCGGTGATAACGTATGCCGGAAAATTACCTTCTAACGTCAATGGTTATATTTTCACGTACGATGAAAACGGTCGATGCATCCAAGTTAAAAGCGGTTCTTATGTACTTGGTGAAATTGATTATGACAAGGGGCTTCTGATCTCGGATGATGAAGAGGCTGAAGTGAAGTTTACCGGTGAGGGGTATATCAAAAGCATTAAATCATCGTGGAACGAGAAAGATGAGTATGGCAGTTCTAAAGGAAGCGGCGAGGTTTATTTCTCTTATAAGGGAGGGCAATTGACATCTTGCACGATATCTTCCAGTGAGAGTGGTAAGGATGAGGACGGTAGTTATTCTTATAAAGGAACCTATAAAACTACTTATACTTGGAAAAATGGAAACTTGATTAAGGTCGAATCCGAAGGAAGTGAGATAGAGGATGGAGAGAAATGGGAAGATGGTTACACTTGTGCGATTGAGTACGGGGATCAGAAAAATGAGTTAGGGCAATTTTCTATAACTCAAACAAGAGTTCTTGATATGGAGGACTTCCAGATGTTGGGGTTAGTGGGTATGCTAGGAAAAGCATCGGCTTATTTCCCTGTTTCATACACGGAGGTTGACTACGAGAAAGATTCGGAAGGAAATGTGGACGAAGATGAGAGTACTTCAAGTATGACGTATTCTCTCCATCAGGATGGCACGATTAGCACTGAAAAAATAGATAATTATCCGTATCCTTATTCTTATGTCACGGTTGACGAGGAAGAGGCATTGGGACGTTCTTGTCAATTAGGAAATGACTCCAAGAATTTGAATTTCCGTTCATTCTTTATGCGGCACAGATGCAGAAAATAA
- a CDS encoding acyl-CoA thioesterase, whose product MKDYAFEIEMKVRDYECDLQGVVNNSNYQHYMEHARHEFLETTGTSFSALHNQGIDVMVSRIDISYKHSLRGSDRFVVQVAYQREGIKLVFFEDIYKLPENILCAKGRIEAICLQNGKLTRGELFETIFIDKVKKK is encoded by the coding sequence ATGAAAGATTACGCATTTGAAATAGAAATGAAAGTACGAGACTACGAATGCGACCTGCAAGGCGTGGTCAACAATTCCAACTACCAACACTACATGGAACACGCCCGTCACGAATTTTTGGAAACCACCGGAACCAGTTTTTCCGCCTTACACAATCAAGGTATCGACGTGATGGTCTCCCGCATTGACATTTCTTACAAACACTCACTCCGGGGCAGCGATCGCTTTGTCGTTCAAGTTGCCTACCAAAGAGAAGGTATCAAGCTGGTATTCTTCGAGGACATCTACAAACTCCCCGAAAACATTCTATGCGCCAAAGGAAGAATCGAGGCTATTTGTCTGCAAAACGGTAAACTTACCCGAGGAGAACTTTTCGAAACGATATTTATCGACAAAGTAAAGAAAAAATAA